From a region of the Pseudoxanthomonas sp. X-1 genome:
- a CDS encoding S41 family peptidase, giving the protein MPIKRLTLWLLCAVCIHVAAANAGEPQRWTEKERLHLVNLAIGLVSHPQVYGAHPWQSLDSERLFELYLRELSRRGRIKMAIAGDTQKFRGEFSSGAWRSDLSPVYALYADLERSGAAISEEDKDEAISILISAIAGLQYRNNVFSVGGKPYSVSDKAARNDTIPTTSSMVGNIAIVRPGNKTTTAAALLPNTADLGAELKALGRHDADAMIVDLRSHPGFGLKDLLALVGLFAGEGPAMQIKAANGTVDRMHSTGKQVWHRPVAVLVDQETASGAEAFAAVLQDRSRALIIGRRTAGDMRIRSNILMSDPADKSANDQVEVTVVVAEVFRLDGMPIDGAGVEPDIRLGPVEAKPSETSRLETISPWPGLARRKDAKVDTPASHDGLSCPP; this is encoded by the coding sequence ATGCCTATCAAGCGACTGACTCTCTGGCTCCTGTGCGCGGTATGCATTCATGTCGCTGCCGCAAACGCAGGCGAACCGCAGCGTTGGACCGAAAAGGAGAGACTACATCTGGTCAATCTGGCGATCGGGCTGGTAAGTCATCCTCAAGTTTACGGCGCACATCCTTGGCAAAGCCTGGATTCGGAGCGGCTCTTTGAACTTTACCTGCGGGAGCTCTCCAGGCGCGGCAGGATAAAGATGGCGATCGCCGGAGATACACAGAAGTTCCGGGGCGAATTCTCCAGTGGAGCGTGGCGGAGCGACCTCAGTCCCGTTTATGCGCTCTATGCGGATCTAGAGCGGAGCGGTGCTGCCATCAGCGAGGAGGATAAGGATGAGGCCATCTCCATCCTGATATCCGCGATCGCGGGGCTTCAGTACCGGAATAATGTGTTCTCGGTCGGCGGAAAGCCTTACTCGGTTTCCGATAAGGCCGCCCGAAATGACACGATACCCACGACTTCCAGCATGGTGGGAAACATCGCCATCGTCCGGCCTGGAAACAAAACCACCACGGCAGCCGCCCTCTTGCCGAATACTGCCGATCTGGGCGCCGAGCTCAAGGCACTCGGCCGGCACGACGCCGATGCCATGATCGTCGACCTGCGGTCGCATCCGGGATTCGGCCTGAAGGATCTGCTCGCGCTCGTGGGACTCTTCGCTGGAGAAGGGCCCGCGATGCAGATCAAGGCAGCCAACGGCACGGTCGATCGGATGCATTCAACAGGAAAGCAGGTCTGGCATCGACCTGTCGCGGTTCTGGTCGATCAAGAGACCGCGAGCGGCGCCGAGGCATTCGCGGCTGTCCTGCAGGATAGAAGTCGTGCCCTGATCATCGGTCGACGCACAGCAGGCGACATGAGGATCAGAAGCAATATCCTGATGAGCGATCCGGCGGACAAGTCCGCGAATGACCAGGTAGAAGTAACGGTCGTCGTCGCGGAAGTGTTTAGGCTCGATGGCATGCCCATCGATGGCGCTGGTGTGGAGCCCGACATCCGGCTCGGTCCTGTAGAGGCCAAGCCCAGCGAGACGAGTCGCCTGGAGACGATTTCGCCTTGGCCAGGGCTTGCCCGGAGGAAAGACGCGAAAGTGGATACACCCGCTTCGCACGACGGGCTTTCCTGCCCGCCTTGA
- a CDS encoding serine hydrolase domain-containing protein, whose translation MLALTGLLLAGMLATPTPVSPDPALARRLDAVLDTAVSEQRIVGAVVLVARDGQVVYRRAVGQADREAGTPMTPDTPFRLASMTKPVVTLAALRLAEQGRLELQAPVTRYLPWFRPRLADGTAPPITVAQLLTHTSGLGYRFEEQADGAYARLGVSDGLDDTGLSLEDNLRRLARAPLYFPPGQGWRYSLGIDVVGAVIEQVTGTPLPEAVHALVTGPLRLDHLAFVAAPGASLAVPYADGRPPRRMTENMDVPLPEGLGSAVRFSPRRAFDAKAFPSGGAGMIGTADDYLRLLEFVRTGSGGPLKPATLDDARHDHVGAQAQTQGPGWGFGYGWAVLDDPVAAQSPQGKGTLQWGGAYGHTWFVDPANRLSVILLTDTAFEGMSGPLVGQVRDAVYGREPAPSSP comes from the coding sequence ATGCTTGCGCTGACAGGTCTGCTGCTGGCCGGGATGCTGGCCACCCCGACGCCCGTGTCGCCCGATCCCGCGCTGGCCAGGCGCCTGGACGCCGTGCTCGACACGGCCGTGTCGGAACAACGCATCGTCGGCGCGGTGGTGCTGGTGGCCCGCGATGGCCAGGTGGTGTACCGGCGCGCGGTGGGCCAGGCCGACCGCGAGGCCGGCACGCCGATGACGCCGGACACGCCGTTCCGGCTGGCGTCGATGACCAAGCCGGTGGTGACGCTGGCCGCGCTGCGCCTGGCCGAACAGGGCAGGCTGGAGCTGCAGGCGCCGGTGACGCGCTATCTGCCGTGGTTCCGGCCGCGGCTGGCCGATGGCACCGCGCCGCCCATCACCGTGGCCCAGCTGCTCACCCACACTTCCGGGCTGGGCTACCGCTTCGAGGAGCAGGCCGACGGGGCGTATGCGCGGCTGGGCGTGTCCGACGGGCTGGACGATACCGGCCTGAGCCTGGAGGACAACCTCAGGCGCCTGGCGCGGGCGCCGCTGTACTTCCCTCCGGGCCAGGGCTGGCGCTATTCGCTGGGCATCGACGTGGTCGGCGCGGTGATCGAACAGGTCACCGGCACGCCGTTGCCGGAGGCCGTGCATGCCCTGGTGACCGGGCCGCTGCGGCTGGACCACCTCGCCTTCGTGGCCGCGCCCGGCGCGTCGCTGGCCGTGCCCTATGCCGACGGCCGCCCGCCGCGGCGCATGACCGAGAACATGGACGTGCCCCTGCCCGAAGGCCTGGGCTCGGCGGTGCGCTTCTCGCCCAGGCGCGCCTTCGACGCCAAGGCCTTCCCGTCCGGCGGCGCCGGCATGATCGGCACCGCCGACGACTACCTGCGACTGCTGGAGTTCGTGCGCACCGGCAGCGGCGGCCCGCTCAAGCCCGCCACGCTGGACGACGCGCGCCACGACCATGTCGGCGCCCAGGCGCAGACGCAAGGCCCCGGCTGGGGCTTCGGCTACGGCTGGGCGGTGCTGGACGATCCGGTCGCCGCGCAAAGCCCGCAGGGCAAGGGCACGCTGCAGTGGGGCGGCGCCTACGGACACACCTGGTTCGTCGACCCGGCGAACAGGCTCAGCGTGATCCTGCTGACCGACACCGCCTTCGAGGGCATGTCCGGCCCGCTGGTCGGCCAGGTGCGCGACGCGGTGTACGGCCGCGAACCTGCGCCTTCGTCCCCCTAG
- a CDS encoding APC family permease, with protein MSAPTPTRPLQGDAALIRAVGAFALTAAVINIIVGGGIFRMPAALSLQMGPAAPLALLVGALAVIPVTLCFAAIGSRASATGGPYTYVGTAFGPFAGFITGALMWIGNVASSAGVAAAFATQVANLVPSLAGPGARMGLIAALYAVLFALNAFGVKLGARAIAVLATVKLTPLFLLVACGIWFVDCSQVSFLPGEVPSWSALGMSMVLVIFAYSGVETALIPSGEVRDPSRNVPRATLAAILLVVVLYLGLQIVSQGLLGPALAHSGVPLADTAAALWAPARALLLITACVSMAGFVLGNLLASSRSLFALGRDGFLPSAFARVSARHRVPLLALAVHASIALALALGGSFDALVLVSGGANCLVYLLVSVAAWQAQRLDLRERGEPFVLWGGPLVPVLAVGSMAAIVTTLTRKEWQAIGVALLILVLIYGVLRALGRKVRAPE; from the coding sequence ATGTCCGCCCCCACCCCGACCAGACCCCTGCAGGGCGATGCCGCCCTGATCCGCGCCGTGGGCGCCTTCGCCCTGACCGCCGCGGTGATCAACATCATCGTCGGCGGCGGCATCTTCCGCATGCCGGCGGCGCTGTCGCTGCAGATGGGCCCGGCCGCGCCGCTGGCGCTGCTGGTCGGCGCGCTGGCGGTGATCCCGGTGACGCTGTGCTTCGCCGCCATCGGCAGCCGCGCCAGCGCCACCGGCGGGCCGTACACCTATGTGGGCACCGCGTTCGGCCCGTTCGCCGGCTTCATCACCGGCGCGCTGATGTGGATCGGCAACGTCGCCTCCAGCGCGGGCGTGGCCGCGGCCTTCGCCACCCAGGTCGCCAACCTGGTGCCGTCGCTCGCCGGGCCGGGCGCGCGCATGGGCTTGATCGCGGCGCTGTACGCGGTGCTGTTCGCGCTCAACGCCTTCGGCGTCAAGCTGGGCGCGCGCGCGATCGCGGTGCTGGCCACGGTCAAGCTCACGCCCTTGTTCCTGCTGGTGGCCTGCGGGATCTGGTTCGTGGACTGCAGCCAGGTCAGTTTTCTGCCGGGCGAGGTGCCGTCGTGGAGCGCGCTGGGCATGTCGATGGTGCTGGTGATCTTCGCCTATTCGGGCGTGGAGACCGCGCTGATCCCTTCGGGCGAGGTGCGCGACCCGTCGCGCAACGTGCCGCGCGCGACGCTGGCGGCCATCCTGCTGGTGGTCGTGCTGTACCTGGGACTGCAGATCGTCAGCCAGGGCCTGCTCGGGCCCGCGCTGGCGCACAGCGGCGTGCCGCTGGCCGACACCGCCGCGGCGCTGTGGGCACCGGCGCGCGCGCTGCTGCTGATCACCGCCTGCGTATCGATGGCCGGCTTCGTGCTGGGCAACCTGCTGGCGTCCTCGCGCTCGCTGTTCGCGCTGGGGCGCGATGGTTTCCTGCCGTCGGCCTTCGCCCGGGTCAGCGCGCGCCACCGCGTGCCGCTGCTGGCGCTGGCGGTGCATGCGTCGATCGCGCTGGCGCTGGCCCTGGGCGGCAGTTTCGATGCGCTGGTGCTGGTCTCCGGCGGCGCCAACTGCCTGGTCTACCTGCTGGTCTCCGTCGCCGCCTGGCAGGCCCAGCGCCTGGACCTGCGCGAGCGCGGCGAGCCCTTCGTGCTGTGGGGCGGGCCCCTGGTGCCGGTGCTGGCGGTCGGGTCGATGGCGGCCATCGTGACCACGCTGACGCGCAAGGAATGGCAGGCCATCGGCGTGGCGCTGCTGATCCTGGTGCTGATCTACGGCGTGCTGCGCGCGCTGGGGCGCAAGGTGCGCGCGCCGGAGTAA
- a CDS encoding LysR family transcriptional regulator, which produces MAAYPLPAVVAFACVARHGNFTRAAAELGVSTSALSQSVRALEGQLGVRLLARTTRRVGLTEHGERFLQRVAPGLQQIDAAFADLDFLRDRPAGTLRINLAAVAAEQLVCPYLPEFLARYPEVTVELFVDRRLADIVEGHFDAGIRLGECLQRDMVALPLGPLQRQTIVGAPAYLERHGVPATPDDLAAHACLRWRRSDGRLQPWEFTRDGRDFEVEVDGPLVVNDTVLGLDALRRGLGLGQVFAWQVREDIAAGRLRSVLDDWQAPFPGWYVYYPQREHLAPKLRVFIDFLRERLAAEPCP; this is translated from the coding sequence ATGGCCGCCTATCCGCTGCCCGCCGTCGTCGCCTTCGCCTGCGTGGCCCGGCACGGCAACTTCACCCGCGCCGCCGCCGAGCTGGGCGTGTCCACCTCGGCGCTGTCGCAGAGCGTGCGCGCGCTGGAGGGCCAGCTGGGCGTGCGCCTGCTGGCGCGCACCACCCGCCGCGTGGGCCTGACCGAGCATGGCGAGCGCTTCCTGCAGCGGGTCGCGCCCGGCCTGCAGCAGATCGACGCCGCCTTCGCCGACCTGGACTTCCTGCGCGACCGGCCCGCCGGGACGCTGCGGATCAACCTGGCGGCGGTGGCGGCCGAGCAGCTGGTGTGTCCGTACCTGCCGGAGTTCCTGGCCCGCTACCCGGAGGTGACGGTGGAGCTGTTCGTCGACCGCCGGCTGGCCGACATCGTCGAGGGCCACTTCGACGCCGGCATCCGCCTGGGCGAATGCCTGCAGCGGGACATGGTGGCGCTGCCGCTGGGGCCGCTGCAGCGGCAGACCATCGTGGGCGCGCCGGCCTACCTGGAGCGGCATGGCGTGCCGGCCACGCCCGATGACCTGGCCGCGCACGCCTGCCTGCGCTGGCGCCGCAGCGACGGCCGGCTGCAGCCCTGGGAGTTCACCCGCGACGGCCGCGACTTCGAGGTGGAGGTGGATGGCCCGCTGGTGGTCAACGACACCGTGCTCGGCCTGGACGCGCTGCGGCGCGGACTGGGGCTGGGGCAGGTGTTCGCCTGGCAGGTGCGCGAGGACATCGCCGCCGGCCGCCTGCGCAGCGTGCTGGACGACTGGCAGGCGCCGTTCCCGGGCTGGTATGTCTACTACCCGCAGCGCGAACACCTGGCGCCCAAGCTGCGGGTGTTCATCGACTTCCTGCGCGAGCGGCTGGCCGCCGAGCCATGCCCGTAG